TTCTTATGACGCCGCTCCTGATATTTTCCGGCATTCCTCCGGCTATTGCTGTGGCCACCGAGGCCAATCAAATCACCGCCTCGTCGGTTTCCGGCATGATTGCCCATTGGCGCAGACGGGCAGTGGATTTCAAAATGGGAAGCATCCTGATGGTCGGCGGCATCGGCGGGTCGGTGGTGGGGGTGAGTCTGTTTCGGGAACTTCTCCGGACGGGTCAGGTGGATTTAATGGTTTACCTAACCTATGTGGTGCTTCTGGGGGGGGTCGGTTTTTTAATGATGGTTGAGAGCGTCCGCAGTCTGTATGCCGCCCGCACCGGACGGCCTCGTCCGGCACGGCGCGCCGGACAACATAATTGGATTCATGGCCTGCCTTTTAAGATGAGATTTCATCGCTCACGGCTTTATATCAGTGTTATTCCACCACTGGTTCTTGGGTTTGTGGTTGGGTTGTTGGCGGCCATCATGGGCGTGGGAGGAGGCTTTATTATGGTTCCGGCTATGATTTATTTGCTTCGGATGCCCACCATGACGGTTGTCGGTACGTCATTGTTTCAGATTATTTT
Above is a window of Parvularculales bacterium DNA encoding:
- a CDS encoding sulfite exporter TauE/SafE family protein, with protein sequence MQIYLPIAELPLHVLLPLGLGAVVGFLSGMFGIGGGFLMTPLLIFSGIPPAIAVATEANQITASSVSGMIAHWRRRAVDFKMGSILMVGGIGGSVVGVSLFRELLRTGQVDLMVYLTYVVLLGGVGFLMMVESVRSLYAARTGRPRPARRAGQHNWIHGLPFKMRFHRSRLYISVIPPLVLGFVVGLLAAIMGVGGGFIMVPAMIYLLRMPTMTVVGTSLFQIIFVTGFVTILHAVENQTVDVVLALLLIIGGVIGAQFGVRAGEKLRGDQLRGLLALVVLGVCARFVYDLTVEPVSLYSIAPFMGGNQ